GGCCATTGCATGGAACGCCCGCCTAACAGATGCAGGTGCAAATGATCAACGGTCTGTCCCCCTTCTGTGCCGGTATTAACGATCATTCTGTACCCATTATCCAGCCCCAACATTTCTGCAATTTTTCCCACTGTCAACACCAGATGCCCGGCCAGTTCCTGATCTTCTTTTTCCAGGTGTGCCATTGATTGAATTTCCTGCTTGGGAATCACCAGCACGTGAATGGGCGCCTGTGGATTGACATCCTTGAACGCCAGACACAACTCATCTTCGTAGACAA
This genomic interval from Gimesia alba contains the following:
- a CDS encoding histidine triad nucleotide-binding protein: MAGEKSIFKKIIDREIPAEIVYEDELCLAFKDVNPQAPIHVLVIPKQEIQSMAHLEKEDQELAGHLVLTVGKIAEMLGLDNGYRMIVNTGTEGGQTVDHLHLHLLGGRSMQWPPG